Proteins found in one Pempheris klunzingeri isolate RE-2024b chromosome 6, fPemKlu1.hap1, whole genome shotgun sequence genomic segment:
- the colgalt2b gene encoding procollagen galactosyltransferase 2 yields the protein MRAVGAVGVAVLWALLVALVPGVTVSELVTLVQEQVRAESTLMKPKVMIAIVARNAAHSLSYYLGCIEKLEYPKERIAIWAATDHNIDNTTAMLREWLKSAQSVYHYVEWRPMEEPKSYTDEWGPKHWPPSRFNHVMKLRQAALKAARERWADYILFVDSDNLLTNPRVLNLLMAENLTLVAPMLESRSLYSNFWCGITPQGYYKRTPDYQPIREWKRLGCFPVPMVHSTFLLDLRRESSRDLAFYPPHPDYSWAFDDIMVFAFSARQTGVQMYVCNREHYGFLPVPLKAQQNVEDESESFIHTITEALIDHNIEPTEHLYSPPSPQNTIGFDEIYLINLKRRLDRRTRMSKTMASIGLHTTLIDAVDGKALNTSQLQALGIEMMPHYKDPYSGRVLTRGEIGCFLSHHSTWTQMLERGLQRVLVLEDDVRFEPRFKRRLQAIMDDIDRTQLDWDLIYVGRKRMQVQQPEQSVEGVNNLVKADYSYWTLGYALSQQGARKLLAANPFSRMLPVDEFLPVMFNKHPNTEYMSHFEPRDLKAFSVEPLLIYPTHYTGEPGYISDTETSTIWDDEAVATDWDRQHARKTAQQGSIRPVAQNSVTGDSPPPAARASRDEL from the exons ATGCGGGCGGTCGGGGCCGTGGGAGTCGCTGTGCTGTGGGCGCTGCTGGTCGCTCTGGTGCCCGGCGTCACCGTGTCCGAGCTGGTGACGCTGGTGCAGGAGCAGGTCAGGGCCGAGTCTACCCTGATGAAGCCAAAGGTTATGATCGCCATCGTGGCTCGTAACGCAGCGCACAGCCTGTCGTATTACCTGGGCTGCATCGAGAAGCTGGAGTACCCGAAGGAGCGCATAGCGATCTG gGCAGCAACAGACCATAATATAGACAACACCACTGCAATGTTGAGGGAATGGCTGAAGAGTGCCCAGAGTGTCTACCACTACGTGGAGTGGAGACCCATGGAGGAGCCAAA ATCCTACACAGATGAGTGGGGTCCAAAACACTGGCCTCCATCAAGATTCAACCATGTGATGAAGCTGAGACAGGCGGCGCTGAAGGCTGCCAGGGAACGATGGGCTGACTACATACTA TTTGTAGACAGTGACAACCTGCTGACCAACCCCCGCGTGCTCAACCTGCTGATGGCTGAAAACTTGACCTTGGTGGCTCCCATGTTAGAGTCTCGCTCGCTCTACTCCAACTTCTGGTGTGGCATCACTCCGCAG GGTTACTATAAACGAACCCCAGACTACCAGCCGATCAGGGAGTGGAAGCGTCTCGGCTGTTTCCCTGTTCCCATGGTGCACAGCACTTTCTTACTAGACCTGCGGCGTGAATCCAGCAGGGACCTGGCCTTCTACCCTCCTCACCCAGACTACAGCTGGGCATTTGATGACATCATGGTGTTTGCCTTCTCGGCACGTCAAACAG gtgtGCAGATGTACGTGTGTAACAGGGAACACTACGGCTTCCTGCCTGTTCCTCTCAAAGCGCAGCAGAATGTGGAAGATGAGAGTGAAAGTTTCATACACACCATCACAGAGGCTTTGA TTGACCACAACATTGAGCCCACTGAGCACCTGTACTCGCCGCCATCACCGCAGAACACGATTGGCTTTGATGAA ATTTACCTGATCAACCTGAAGCGTCGGCTCGACAGAAGAACCAGGATGTCGAAAACAATGGCTTCGATAGGTCTACACACCACGCTGATAGACGCAGTGGACGGCAA ggctCTCAACACGTCCCAGCTGCAGGCGCTGGGGATAGAGATGATGCCGCACTATAAGGACCCTTATTCTGGTCGAGTCCTGACCAGAGGAGAGATCGGCTGCTTCCTCAGCCATCACTCTACATGGACACAG ATGTTGGAGCGAGGCCTCCAGAGGGTTCTCGTTTTAGAGGATGACGTGAGGTTTGAGCCCAGGTTTAAACGACGGCTCCAGGCCATAATGGATGACATAGACAGAACCCAGCTGGACTGGGACCTCAT CTACGTGGGGCGTAAGCGTATGCAGGTGCAGCAGCCCGAGCAGTCCGTGGAAGGTGTAAACAACCTGGTGAAGGCCGACTACTCCTACTGGACCCTCGGCTACGCACTGTCACAGCAAGGAGCCAGGAAGTTACTGGCTGCAAATCCCTTCTCAAGGATGCTGCCTGTCGACGAGTTCCTGCCGGTCATGTTCAACAAACACCCGAA caCTGAGTACATGTCTCACTTTGAGCCGCGGGACCTGAAGGCGTTCTCCGTGGAGCCGCTGCTCATCTATCCCACCCACTACACCGGAGAGCCGGGCTACATCAGTGACACCGAGACCTCCACCATCTGGGACGACGAGGCCGTGGCCACAGATTGGGACCGTCAGCATGCCCGCAAGACGGCCCAGCAGGGTAGTATCCGCCCCGTGGCGCAGAACAGCGTCACTGGAGACTCACCGCCTCCTGCAGCTCGAGCCTCAAGGGACGAACTTTGA